In Pseudobythopirellula maris, the genomic stretch CTCGTGGACGATGTACTGCGCGAGCTCCGGCTCGCAGCGGAGGTGACGCTCTGGGTAGGTGTGCAGCACCTCCGGGTCGAGGCCGCCGGTGACGTACCGCAGGTACATCGCGCTGTCGGTCATCGCGCCGACATCCTCGCCGCACACGTCGCAGAGATAGCCTTCGTCGCAGCGGGCCATTATAGCGGTTAGCTTTAAGCAATTAGTCGTTAGCTAATAGCCGACGAGCTACGCTCGTCGCAGGAGCCACAAGCTACTTGAGACCTAGCACGTCTTGCATGTCGTACAGTCCGGGCGGCTTGCCCTTAATCCACTTGGCGGCCGTGTAGGCGCCTTGGGCGTAGCAGTCGCGGTTGGTGGCCGCCACGCGGAGCTCGATCGTTTCACCGAGCATGCCGAAGACGATCGTGTGCTCGCCCGGGTTGTCGCCGGTGCGGATGGCGTGGTAGCCGATCTCGTCCGCCGGGCGGGCGCCGACTCGGCCCTCGCGGCCGTGGGCCGCCTTGGGCTTGTCCATCGCGTCGGCCAAGATCTTGCCGAAGGCCAGGGCCGTGCCGCTGGGCGAGTCTTCCTTGAAGCGGTGGTGCCGCTCGAGGATCTCAACGTCGACGCCGCTCGGCAAATCCTTGAGCGTGCGGCCGGCGATCTCGGCGAGCTTCATCGTCAGGTTGACCGCGGTGCTCATGCTGGCGGCCTTGACGATCGGGATCGACGCGGCGGCGGCCTCGATGCGTTGCAGCTGCTCCGCCTCGATGCCCGTGGTGGCGTAGACCAACGGAAAGCGCCGCCGCACGCATTCTTCGACCAGGGAGTCGGTGGCGTCGGGCACGGAAAAGTCGATTACCGCGTCGCACGCCTCGGGCCAGTCGGCCGAGATCGGCACGCCGATTGTCCCGGCGCCAGCCAGCTCTCCGGCGTCGCATCCCGCGTTCGGGGCGCCGGCGTTGTCGAGCGCGGCGACCAGTTCGACGGCCTCGTCGGCGGCGCCGAGCGCCACGAGCCGCTGCCCCATCCGCCCCGCGGCTCCGTGAATGGCCACCCGGATCGTCATGTCACTTCCTGATTCAAAGAACTAGCCACAGATACGCGAAAATGGTCGCGAATGACTTTCTTAACACAAGCCACCAATAGCTAGGAAGCCGCATCCGCGTCTATCTGCGCTTGTCTGTGGCTGAAATGTTAGCTGTTGAGTTGAATGGCGCGGACGATCGCGTCGAGGTCGTTCTCGACCTGCACCGCGCGGTTGGCGTAGGCCGCCGTGTTGACGCCGCGGCTGCCCAAGACGCGGTTGAACTCCGCCTGGTCGCTGGTGTGGTAGGCCACCGTGGCGGTGGGGTCCTTGAGCTGGTGGCCGGTGAGGATGCAGACAACCCGCTCGCCCGGCTCGATGACGCCCTCCTCTCGGAGCATCTTGGCGCCGGCCACGCTTGCCGCGCTGGCCGGCTCGCAGCCCAGGCCGCTCGCCCCGACTTGGCTCTTGGCGTCGAGGATCTGCTGGTCGGTCGCCTCACGCACCACGCCGTGGCACTGCTCCAGAGCACGCAAACACTTATCGAGGTTCACCGGGCGGTTGATCTCGATCGCGCTGGCGATCGTGTCGGCCCGCTGGCCGGCGGCGTCGAGTTCGGCGTGGTAGCTGTCGACGATCTTGCGGTCCGGATTGCCGCCGTTCCACCTGAGGCCGCGGTTCTCGTGCAGCTCGAACAGCGTGTCGGCGCCGGCGGCGTTGATGATCGCCAGCCGCGGCACGCGGTCGATGAGGCCCAACTCCTTGAGCTCACTGAACGCCTTGCCGAACGAGCTGCTGTTGCCCAGATTGCCGCCCGGCACCACGATCCAGTCGGGAACTTCCCAGTCGAGGCTCTCGAGCACGCGGAGCATGATCGTCTTCTGCCCCTCGAGCCGGAACGGGTTGACGCTGTTCACGAGGTAGATGCCGAGCTTCTGCGAGATCTCGCGCACCCGCTGCATGGCGTCGTCGAAGTCGCCGGCGATCTGCATCGTCAGCGCCCCGTAGTCGAGCGCCTGCGAGAGCTTGCCGTAGCTGATCTTGCCCGAGCCGATGAAGATGACCGCCTGCATGAGCTTGCTCATGCAGCAGTAAAGAGCGAGCGACGCGCTGGTGTTGCCGGTCGACGCGCACGCCGCACGCTTGGCGCCAATCATGTGGGCGTGGCTGAAGGCAGCCGTCATGCCGTTGTCTTTGAAGCTGCCCGAGGGGTTCATCCCCTCGTACTGCAGGAAGAGTTTGTCTTGTTCGAGGCCGATGTACTTGGCGACGCCGACCGAAGGGTGCAGCGGGGTCTGGCCCTCGCCGATCGTGACGATCTTCTCCGCCGGGGCGAACGGCAGCAGCTCGCGGAACCGCCACACGCCGCTGCGGCAGAGCGGCTCGTTGCGGCGTGACCATTTCGACTCGAACCACTTGAGCGAGTCAGGCGGCGCAAGCCGGTCCCAGTCGTAGGCGATATCGAGCAGCGCCCCGCATTTGTCGCAGCTCGTGCGGACCTCGCCGACGTCGTACGTCGCGCCACAGCCGGGCATGATGCACTGCTGAAAAGCCAAGCCGGTCTTGGTCATAACGGCGTCCACTGTGGTGGTCCTCGCCAACGGGGGCACGGGTGTTAACTTGGGTATGATGCGACATCGACGGCCGGCAGGAAAGCGTGCCTGCTGGCGTGATCGGGGGGTTTGTCTGAATCTCGCTCGATCGTCCGCGGCGCCGGAGCCTCAGGGGCAAGATCCTGGCGCCCCTTCTCTATTGGGATCGGCCAGCCGACCGGCCGAACCGCTGCCGGGTTGTGAGTTTCGCCGCCGCGGGCCGTAAGGCTTTTTAGGCGAACAACTTACGGACCCATCCTACTCGCAGATTCGGGGCCCGGCAAACCCATCCACAGGCGTCCCAAGCCGTTTTGGCGCCAGCATATTGGCTCTGAGCAATAGGCCCGTATCCAAATAGTAGTTATGCTAACGATTCTACACCGCCCGCCTCGCTCCATCCGGACCGGGTCGCGGCGACAGAGTCCGCCACTGTGATCGCTACGACGACAGTTATTGTTACGGAGCCAACACGAAATGAAGAAGGCAGACATGCTGGCCTACAAGGAGCGACTCCTTGCCTTGCGGGCCCGATTGCGAGGCGATGTGAACGCACTCGCCAGCCACGCCCTGCGTCAATCCGATGACGACGGCGGCGATTCCTCCTCGATGCCCATCCACATGGCCGAACTCGGCAGTGAGAATTTCGAGCAGGAGTTCTCGCTCAGCCTGATGGAAACCGAGGAAACCACGCTCACGGCCATCGACACGGCCATCGAGCGGGTGGATCAGGGCACCTTCGGCAAATGCGTCGAGTGCGAGGGCGTTGTGCCTAAGACCCGGCTGAACGCGATCCCGTTCACTCCGGTGTGCGTGCGTTGCGCCGAGAAGCTCGAGGGCATCTGATATCGACACGGCGCTACCCCCAGGGACTGGGGGACCGTGGCGTCGCCTTGCGTTGAAGAGATCCCAGGGCTCATGGACGAATCCGCACCACCCACCAACCGCGAGACGTCGCCGGCGCCGCTCCCTCCTGTGGCTGCGAGTCGGTACGCCGTGTTTTTGATGGTCGCCGGATTGGCGTGCCTGCTCGATCTCGTCACGAAGTCGTGGGTTTTCTCCTGGGACGGCAAGCTCACAGGCCACGTTGACTGGCTCTGGCCAGGCTATGTCGGCATACAAACCAGCCTGAACGAAGGCGCCTTGTTCGGCATGGGCCAAGGCCAGGTCTTCTGGTTCGCGGCGCTCAGCTGCTTGGCGGTCGTCGCCATACCGCTCTGGCTGTTCGCGTGGCGGGCTGCCCACGACTGGACCGTCACGCTGTGCCTCGGCTTCGTGATGGGTGGCGTGCTCGGCAATCTGTACGACCGCCTCGGCATGCCCGGCGAACTCTGGCCCGGTTACCACCCGCACGCGGGCGAAACCGTGTACGCCGTCCGCGATTGGATCTTGCTGCAACTCAGCGACGCTTGGCGGTGGCCCAACTTCAACCTCGCCGACTCGTTCTTAGTGGTCGGCGCCTTGGTGCTCATGCTGCGTGCGTTTACCGAGCCCGCGCCGCGAGACGCCGCCTTGCGGGAAAGCGAAACCACCCAAGAAGGTCCCGCGCACTCAGGCCGCAGCTAACGCACACTCGACCAACCGTAGGTCGAGCGTTCTGCGCTTCAATCAAAGGCGTTTTTGAGGGAGAAGCGAGGGGCGGAGCGGCGCCTCCCTGAGACGTGGTCTCACCTCCGCTGCGCGGCGAACCGATTTCTTTCGGTGTGGATACCTTAAACCGGCTCGTCCGAGATTGACTTTCGCGCCGCGTGCTGTGTAGCTTGTAACGCAAGCTGAAAGCAGCTCTTTTCAAACTCTTTTCTTTGCTGGAATGGCGTCTGCGTTGGAGTGGCGTGCGGGGACATGGTCCATCGCCCGCCAGGCCGAACCGCCTGCGCCACCCACACTTTTCTTTTCTATCGCACGCGTCGTTTTGCCGATGGCGTGTTGCGGCAACCCTCTCTACGGGGGCGTTAATGAAGATATCTAGAACGGTCGCTTACGCCATCCAGGCTTTGATGCAGTTGGCCAATGCCGAACCGGGCTGCACCACTTCGTGCAACTCGCTCTCGAAGCGAGGCAAGATGCCCGAGCGGTTCCTGCTGCAGATCTTGCGCAACTTGGTGCGTCATGGCATGCTCAAGTCAGTGCGCGGCGTCGAGGGTGGATACGTGCTGATCAAATCTCCCGAACAAATCTCCCTGCTGTCGCTGTGCGAGGCGCTCGACCACGGCCTCGAGCCGGTGGTGCCCGAAGTCGAGGGACTCTCACCTCAAACCCGCGACGCACTGTTGGGCGTGGTCAGCAAAGCTTCGTCGGCGGCCAGCCACGAGTTGAGCGAGATCACGCTCCAAGACTTGCTGCGTCACGACCAAGAACACGCCAGCGCGAGCCCACCGGCGAGCACTGCGGCGCCGCCCCCCAGCGGTCCCCACATCGCGGGTTCGCCGCAACGCTCCGAGTTTGCCGCAGGCGGCTAGCGGGTTACTCCCCGTGGCGTTCCACGCGCAAGTCGAGAGCGGCGGCGTCATTGCATGACCGTTTCACGGCCGTTGGGGCCGAACGAGATCGGCTGCCCCGCGCGCTGCAGCGTCTTGGCGACCCGGTAGCCATGCTCCTTGAGGCTGCGCTCCACCTTGGCGAGCGATTCGAAGCTGTCGGGGTAAGCGATAATGGTCACCACCGTGGCGTCGCGATCGATCCCCTCGAGCCTTTGCATCAACGGGCTGCCGGGCTCGGTCGCTAGATCCGCCGGCGTGCGTTGCACCGAAGGCGTGGCGACCACTGTGCATCGCTCCATCCCGCCGATGGCCATCATCCCGCGTCCCGGCACGTTGATTGTCTGCCGCTTGAAACGGCAGGCGAGGTAGTGCCCCTCGACCGGTCCCAGCCGCCGCTCGGCGACCACTTCCATGCCCGAAGAGTTCATCAGCTCGGCGCGGACCGAGCCGATCGCTCGTTCGATCTGGTCGACGAACCCTGCGATCGGCAGGAAGGAAATCTGATTCCCTTCCAGCGAGATCATCACCTGGTCCTCGACAACGCCCTGGGCGATCGGCGTGGGGTAGCACTCGATCGTCTCGGTTTCTTGCTCCACGACGACCTGCGACACCCGCTTGCGCATCAATTCCTCCAGACGCAACTGGGCGTGGGCGATGCTCGTGCTCGTGTCGTGCGAGCGGCGATCGCTTTCCGACAAAGCCGCGCGTTCCTTCTCCAACTCGGAATCGAGCTCGGCGATGTAGGAAGCCATCTCGACCCGATCCGCCTCGAGCAACCGTGATTCGGCTTCGGTCCGCTTGGCGGCGAGCACCAGACGCTCAAACTCCCTGCGTTCACGCAGCGCCCTGTCCTTCGCTTTGCGCAGGTCGGCGGCGGTGACGCGTTCAACCTCCGTTTGCGCGACGGGAGCCGCTTCGAACTCGCGCGCAGCACGCAAGCCGACAACCATCACCAACAGGATCAGGATGCCGACAATGTTGGCGACGATATCCAGGAACGAGTCGCCGCCGGGCGAGTCGTCTTGTTGTTCTTTAGCGTACCGGGCCACGGGCGCCTCCTGCCGGTTCGTTGGTCGCTGTGTCGCGACGTACCGCGATGCCGCTCGCCTCGAGCACGGTCGCCAGTTCCTCCGCCCGAGTCGTGCTGTTGGGGCCCGCTGTCACCCGCAAGACAGGCCGCCAGTACAGTCCTTCGCCAGCGATGCCCCACGACTCGGCGTGCTGCCGGAGCGACTCGACCACTTCCTGGGCGTGCTCGGCGGTGGGGCCGGTCAGCTCGACCGTTCGCCCGGTGAGCATCGGATCGCCGCCGCGCAGATCGCGATCGGAATCAAGAATCGCCACCCGGTCGTTCCTGACAATCAGCCTGATGCCGCGCGTGATCGGCACACCCGACCCCTGCGGCTTGCTGGCGTTGCTCGCCTGGGACCTGCCCGCCGAGTCACCACGCTGCCGCTCCGCCGCCCCGGAGGGGGCCCGCGACGCCGTCGTGGAACTCGTGTTCGCGGCGACCTGGGAGGCGCTGCCGGCCTCGCTTCTTTGTGCGGTGTCCGGTCCCGAACTCCCTAAGCGAGCCTGGGAGCCTGAAGAGCTCGCAGCCGCGTTGCTTGAAACGCCCGAGGAGGCGCCCCCGTCGCCCGCCAGGCTCGCGTTGCTTGGACTTGTGCTGCTGGGACTCGTCTGCCTGCCGTCGCCTTGCTTGCCATGGCCCGCGGCGCCAGACGATCCGGGGCCGCCAACTGCGGCTTGGGCTGTGGGCGTGGGACCGCCGTACGGCTGGCCATAGGCCCCGCCATCGGCTTGCTGATTTGCGTTGCCGCCCGCCGAAGGCAACGCCTCGGAGCCGGAGGGGTTCGCCGTCGGTCCGGGGTAGCTCATCGGCGGGTAAGCCCCTCCGCCGGCTGCGTAGCCGCCGCTCCCAGCGCCGCCAGGGTCGTGGCTCGAGCCGGTCGATTGGGCGGAGCCCGCGTTGAAACTCGAGCTAGGCAACGCGCCGGCTGGGACGGTGATCCCTTCGAACGGGTTGCCCCCGAGAGAATCGCTCCGCCGGGCGGTGAGCCCGCCCCCTACGCTCATCGCCCTGCTGGGCTGATCACGCCGGAACAATTGCGGCGCGGCGCGGGCGAGCTGAGCCCTTTCGGCGCGAGCGATGTCGATCGCCCGGGCCATCTGATCGGCCATCACCGGGTCGGGCGCCGGGTATGCGACGTCCCAATCGGCCGCAACGGCTTGGAAGCCGAAATCGTACTCGATCGATGAGATCACCCTGTGCGCCACGCGATAATAATCGACGCCTTCGGGCCGCACGATCAGCAACGGATAAGGGACCCCGTCGTCGCCCCGCTTGTGGGTCAGGTGCTTGTTGGCCGCTCGCAACGCGGCGGCCAAGGGGCTGCTGACCTCGATTGGCTTGTAGAAGTCTTCTTCGACAAGCCGCACGCCCTCCGGCTGGATGTAGACGCCGTCCGCGCGACACTCGAGGTAAACAGGCCGCCGGTGGGTTCCCGCGATGCCCTCGTTCAACGCGGGCACCACGGCGTACGATTTTTTCGTCTGTTGGGCCGCCTCGCGCTCCAGCTCTTCAATCTCGCGTTCGGTCTCTTCGATCAGCTCTTTCAGGCGACGCAGCTCGTCCTCGGCCATCCGTTGGTCGTCAAAGTGCTCGCCCTTCAGTGCAAACAACTCTTGGGCCGCCAGCTCCAGGCGCTCAAGGTCATCCTGCATACGGCGGATATGATCTTCGGCCTGAGCCAGGGCGGCTTGCTCCCGCTCCAACTGCTCGGACGCCTGCTTGCGCAGCCGCTGGGCGTCTGCGTGGAAACGCTCGACCTCTTCCAACTGGCCGCGCAACTCGACCTGCTCCTCGGTGTCCACGGCTTCGGCGGCAAGACGCTGCGCCTCGGCGTGTTCCTCGGCGGCCGTCTCCTCCGCAACGTGCGACATCGCCACGAGCAGAATCACCAGCGCGCCCATCGTGCACAGAAGCACGGCGAGGAACGGGAACAGGGTGAAGGTCGCCGAATTGTCAGCGCGTCGGCGACTCATGCGGCGTGATGCGTGGCGGGGTTGTCGGTGCCGGGAAGCGACGCGCCGCGGCCCGTCCGAGCGCTGAGCAGCTGAATCGACGCCGACAGGCTCAACAGTGTCTCTTCGAGATCTTGCGAGCGACTCAGGGCCGAGAGGTTGCTGTTGAGCGCTTCCTCGAGCCGCCGCACCTCACGGGTCGACTCGACGACCTTCAGCAACACGTCGCCCTGCTTGATCAGCTGCTCCTGGTGGCCTACGGTCGCCTCGGCCGATGCGACGAGCGCCCGCTGCATCTCACTGAGCACCGTCTCGCTGCGGCCGACCAGCTTCTCCTGGCGGTCGGCGGCGACCACCATCGCCTCGCCGAGCGCGGCCTCGACCTCCGAGAGGTGGCGGCGGTTCTCGCGGGCCAACTCTTGCTCGGCGCCGGTGAGCTCGGCGCCGTGCTGCTGCAACGCCTCGACGAGCAACTCCGCCATCCGCTCGAGCCCGGTCCGCAGGCCTCCGATCATCTCATCGGCGCCGGTCGTGAGCCGGTCGGCGTGTCCTTCGGCCGACATCCGCAGCTGCTCCAGGCAGCCGGACGTCAGAGCCGAGAGCGAAGCGGCCTGCTCCTCGATCGCCGCCTGCACGGTAAGCGATTGCACGCCGAGGCTCTCGTTGAGCTTGGCCAGTTGCTGCTCGACCCCCATGTTCAGGCCACGGGCGTGATCGGCGAGGCTCTTCCGCAGGCCGGTCGAGATCGAGTCGGTCAGCGTGGCGCCGGTAGCCTCGACCACCACGGACCACTGTTGGTTGGTCTCGTCGATCGTCGACTTCCAGAGGTCGGCCTGGCGGGCGGCCATCACCTCGACGGCCCGCACCACCTGTTCGCTCATGCGGCGGATCGACGCTACGTTCGGATCGGTCGTGGCGCCGTACACCTGAAAACGCCCCACCAGCTCAGCCGAGACACGGCTGTCGATCTCGTTCAGCAGCTCCTCTTCGTGCCGCTCGACGGCGAACTTGCCGAACATCAGCGGCATTGACAACGCCAGCGCGAGCGCCGTGGTGTCGAAGGCCGTGCCCAGACCGGCGGTCACCGTGGTGAGTGAGTCCTTGAGATACTCGGGGTTGAGTTCGGCGATGGCGATCGTGATGCCGATCACCGTGCCGAGGAAGCCTAGGATCGGCACCGCCCAGATGACAAGTCGCACCAAGGCGTAGCCGGACGACATGGCGCCCAAGTCGATCTCTTCGAGGTGACGCAGCTTGTCGTCGAGGTCCTCCGCGCCGTTCTTGCGGCGGACATGCTCCAGGGCGCCGCTCAGCCGCCGCACGAGCAGCGACTCGCGTGGCCCATCGGGCAACGCGCCGAGCGTGTCGAGCATGCGCGCCGCCTCTTCGGGCGGCTGGCCGCCGGCAGGCGGGGCGTCGAACAGCGGCTTGCCCAGCCAGTGACGCTGGGTCTGGATGTACAGCAAGCGCATCACCAGCGACGCGGCGCCGATGAAGAACATGGTCGTTGTGAGCCGCGACACCCAGTGCGAGTTGAAGTACCGCTCCACGAACGAGGTCGATCCCACCCCGCTGCTCAGCAGGGCGTAGAACACCAGGCCGCAAAGCCCGCCCCAAACGAATGGTTGGCTCAGGATCCAATTGGCGATTCGAGTGATCCCCGACACGGCGAGCGTCCTTTCTCTACGATGCGAGCGATGCTGTCGCGGCTTGGACCGCGAGGCGCATGGCGAGCGGCAATCTCCGCTCAGATCTCGTGATCGGCAGAATCGGCAAAGTCGAATCAATCAAATCGGGCCGAAGGACCCAAGTCGGTTGCTAGCACCGCCTCTTCGGGGTGTGTCGCTATCGAAATGTCCCGTGTCATTCAGTCGCTTCGCCGGAACCGCGGCAGCGGCATCTCGCCTATCTAGCCAATGCGGAATCCCAAGAGTGCGGTTACACGCCACGAGGAGAGGGGGTCCTGCGGCTACGGTATTGCCGAAAGTCCCTATCCTCGCAATTGAGGCTGCAACGGTACGCCTCGGCAGGCGACAGCCACGGCGAAAAGTGTGTGTGATTCGCTTGCTTTGCTTATAATGAGGCGTCGACCGAAGGTTCTCGGAACAGGTTTTCTCGCCCCCAGATTCGTGAATACGAGTTGGGCAAAAAGGGCGGCCCGGGCAATAATTCTGGTGCTCAACGTCGATCTACCTACGGAACAATGTCCGCTAAGGGGCCCGCTACGGGAGGCCCCCGCCGCTAGCGGGTGACCACTCATCGCCACAATCGCCCCGGTCCGGGGCGTAGCTAGACAGCACCTTTGAAGCGCGATCTCATGCACCACGAGCCGTCGATCTTACGATTTGCCCGCTTCCTTGCCACAGCGATGCTAGCCGTGGCGGCGTGCTTTCAGGCCGCCACCGCGCGGGCGGTGATTGTCGACGAACTCGTGGGGCCGGGCGACTACTCGCCGATCAACACCACCGCGCCGGCCGACGACCCGGGCTGGTACAACGTTCCCGACGACCGCTCGGCCGTCTATCTCGGCAACCAGTGGGTGCTCACCGCCACCCACACGGGGCAGGGCGCCAGCGGGTCCGTGACGCTCAACGGGAGCAGCTACGAGGTCATCCCCGAGACACTGACCCTGCTGTCGAACCCGTCTTCTTACAGCGGCACTTCGCTATCGGCCGATTCCGACATCGCGATGTATCGCATCAAGACCAACAGCGTGACGGGGCTCGCGCCCGAAGACAATGACCCGACCCTGATCAAGGAAATCACGATCGCCTCGGAAGCGCCCGCGGTCAACGATGAGTTTCTTACCATCGGATACGGCAGGACCCGCGTCACGAACCCTTCGGATCCCAACGGGATCTACCACTGGGATGCCTCGTGGGCCGAAACGAGCGAGGCTGCCGCCACCTACCACGGCTACCGCATCAACGTGAACAACCAGAGTCCCACCCTGCACACGAAGACTTGGGGCGTGAACCAAGTGGATCGTGACTCAGAGCGTGAGAGCGGCACAGACTCGGACAACAATGTGGTGATCAGCGTCGGTCTCGCCGGCCGCCACGCCATCACCATCATCTCAGAGTTCGATTCGGCTTCTTACGGGGGCAGCTCGTTTCAGGTCTCGCAGTACGAAGCGATGCTGGCCTCGAACGACTCGGGCGGGCCGGTCTTCCTCAAGATCGACGATGGCGGCGGCCAGAGCCACTGGGAGCTCATCGGCGTCAACCACGCCGTGTTCCCTTATTCTCAGCAAGGCCAGCCCGGCAACCGCGTTGCCTTCGGCAACCACTTCGCCTTTACCGATCTCTCGGTGAGTCACTACCGGAATCAAATCACCGACATGCTGGCGGACGACGTTTACTCGGTCATCGGCGACGCCAACCTCGATGGCTCGGTCACCGGCGAGATCGTGGGCGGCGTCGCCACCGGCGACCTTGCTGCGATCGTCGACAACTGGGGCCATGTCGAAGCCGAGGCGAACATTTACTCCTGGCAGCGCGGCGACATGAATCAGGACGGCCGCACCGACATTGCCGACTTCGGCGTGCTGCGTAGCGAGCTTGGCGGATCGATCTCGATGTCCTCCTTCGCCGCTCTCGTGGGCGACTTCTCGATCGTTCCGGAGCCGGCCACCGGCGCGTTGGCCCTGCTGACGCTCTCGGTTTTGGCGGGCCGCCGTCGCCGCGGCTGAGCCGCCGCGCTTGCGGCATCTTGTCGCGACTCTCATATTGGAGGCTCCCAGCCGATCCTCCTCCGTTGGGCAAGACGCCCCTCCCCCAGAGAGCCGCATGACACGCCACACCAAGCGACGCGACAAGCTGCGTAAGACCCTCCGCAAGGAGAAGGTCGACGCCCTGCTGGTCACCAACTTCACGAACGTCACGTACCTGACCGGCTTCTTCGGCGACGACAGCTACCTGCTCGTCACGCCCGACGACGAGCTGCTGGTGAGCGACGCCCGCTTCACGACCCAGATCGAGGAGGAGTGCCCCGGGCTCGCAACGTTCATCCGCCAACCAGGCGAGCGGATGACCGACAGTGTGGCCGACGCCGTTGGCGAGCGCAAAATCGAGCGGCTTGGGGTCGAGGCCGACTCGATGACCCTGGGGCTCCGCAACGCGCTGGCCGACAAGCTCACTGGTGTCGACCTCGCCCCCACCAGCGGGTTGGTCGAGGGGCTGCGGCTTATCAAAGATCGCGACGAGATCGACAGCACCCGCGCCGCCTGCATGCAGGCCAAAAGGGCGTTCGAGGTCGTGCGGGCTGGCTGGGACCCGGCGATGACGGAGCTCGATGTCGCCCACGAGTTGGAACGCCAGGCCCGTCGGTTCGGCGCTACGAAGCTCAGCTTCCCGCCGATCATCGCCGTGGGCGAACGGGCCGCGTTGCCGCACGCCATCCCCACCGACAAGAAGATCGGCGACGCCCCGTTCACGCTGATCGATTGGGGCGCCGACGCCGGCCCTTACATCAGCGACCTCACGCGCATGGTCTGCATGGGCAAGCCGTCGGTCAAGTTCACCAAGATCTACAACTTGGTGCTCAAGGCCCAGGTGGCGGCGATCGAGGCGATCCGCCCCGGCGCCATCTGCGAGGACGTCGACGCCGTGGCGCGCAAGATCATCACCCGTGGCGGCTTCGGCAAGGAGTTCGGCCACGGCTTGGGCCACGGCACCGGCCTCGAGGTCCACGAGGCGCCGCGGTTCTCCCGCGGGCAGAAGACCGAGTTGCGGCCCGGCATGATCGTCACGGTCGAGCCGGGCATTTACTTGCCGGGCTGGGGCGGAGTCAGGATCGAGGACGATATCCTGGTCACCAAGACCGGATTCGAAGTCCTCACCGACGTGCCCAAACGGCTTGAGGAGTGCGTGGTTTAGGCCCGGCAGGGCAGGGGAGGGGAGGGGAGTCAGCCGGGGCCACGGGCTCCGCCCCCGGCCCGTGGTCCCTCGACCAACTCCTTCGCTCCTAGTCTCGCGTCCCGCTCATCTCGCGCCACGCCCCCTAAGGGGCGTGGCGCCTTCGCTCGCGTCAGCCGATCGAGAAACGCCTCACTCGGCGTCCTGCTCGATCACGACCGTGTCGAACAGCTTGTCATCGAGGTCGAAGCTGCGGATCTCGAGCGTCGGTCCGTTGACGTGGGCCATCACGTAGTGGTGGCTGCGATGAACCCGGTTCTGGAAGAACGGCCGGCTCGGTCCGGGCGTCTCGAGATTGCCGCCGCCGCCGCCAACGATCATGTAGACCGGGCCGTCTTTAGCCACGGCGCGGTTGCCCTTGACCGGCCAAGTCCGCTCGTACGAGTGGATATGGCCGTTCCACACCACGTCGACGCCGTGCTTGTCGTACAGGGCCGAGAGCTGCCGTGCCCGCAGGTCGCCACGCTCGCTCTTGTTCTGCTTCCAGAGGTCGCCGTAATCGTTCTCGTCCGACGAGTAGGGCGGGTGGTGGTGGCAAACAAACTTCCACTGCGAGGTCGACTCGGCAAGCCGCGCGTCGAGCCACTCGTACTGCTCCGACCCGGGACCGACATTGCGGTTCGTGTCGATCATGAAGAAGTGGGCGTCGCCGTAATGGAACTCGTAGTAGTACTCCGGGTCGGGCAGCGACATGTACTCGTAGTAGTTGCTGGCGTTCTGCTCGTGGTTGCCGAGCACCGGGAACATCGGCACGCGCGAGATCAACTCGCTGGCGCCGGGAAAGAAGTGCT encodes the following:
- a CDS encoding M24 family metallopeptidase, whose amino-acid sequence is MTRHTKRRDKLRKTLRKEKVDALLVTNFTNVTYLTGFFGDDSYLLVTPDDELLVSDARFTTQIEEECPGLATFIRQPGERMTDSVADAVGERKIERLGVEADSMTLGLRNALADKLTGVDLAPTSGLVEGLRLIKDRDEIDSTRAACMQAKRAFEVVRAGWDPAMTELDVAHELERQARRFGATKLSFPPIIAVGERAALPHAIPTDKKIGDAPFTLIDWGADAGPYISDLTRMVCMGKPSVKFTKIYNLVLKAQVAAIEAIRPGAICEDVDAVARKIITRGGFGKEFGHGLGHGTGLEVHEAPRFSRGQKTELRPGMIVTVEPGIYLPGWGGVRIEDDILVTKTGFEVLTDVPKRLEECVV